Proteins encoded in a region of the Coffea eugenioides isolate CCC68of unplaced genomic scaffold, Ceug_1.0 ScVebR1_929;HRSCAF=1690, whole genome shotgun sequence genome:
- the LOC113759135 gene encoding uncharacterized protein LOC113759135: protein MAKWQMILSEFDIIFTTQKAIKGQAVADHLAENPLKDDYQPLHTYFPDEEALFVGIAEDMNDQCPEWRLFFDGASNSFGAGIGAVLVSPEGKHYPGSAKLRFFCTNNMAEYEACIFGLKMALEMEIRDLLVFSDSDLLVHQTLKEWITRDSKILPYHCNLLELANKFRSLEFRHIPRVRNVFADALATLSSMIQHPDELVIEPIQIHLQEKPAHCLVVEKSFDGRPWYNDIKEFLKTGSYPPGADTTTKSFLRRLSSKFFLNGEVVYKRTSDLGLLRCADEDEAEYLMKEVHSGVCGSHMNGHLLAKKIMRTGHFWLTMEHDCVVFVRKCIKCQLHGDVIRTPPTELHSMTALWPCSMWGMDVIGTIDPPASNGHRFILVAIEYFTKWVEAESYKHVTKKVVTDFLRKHIICRFGVPETLITDNAKNLNNNMVDGLCEQFKIKHRNSSNYRPQMNGAVEAVNKNLKKIICKMIERHRD from the coding sequence ATGGCAAAATGGCAGATGATTCTTTCGGAATTTGACATTATTTTTACTACACAAAAGGCAATCAAGGGCCAGGCTGTGGCAGACCATTTGGCTGAAAATCCACTGAAAGATGATTATCAACCGCTTCACACTTATTTTCCGGATGAGGAGGCCCTGTTCGTGGGTATAGCAGAAGATATGAATGATCAATGCCCGGAGTGGAGATTGTTCTTTGACGGCGCATCAAATTCCTTCGGGGCCGGTATTGGGGCTGTTCTAGTATCGCCTGAAGGAAAGCATTACCCTGGTTCGGCCAAACTCCGATTTTTCTGTACTAACAatatggctgaatatgaagcttgcatttttgggttaaaaatggcGTTAGAAATGGAGATTAGGGATTTACTAGTGTTCAGCGATTCAGATTTGCTTGTACATCAGACTCTCAAGGAGTGGATCACTCGGGATTCAAAAATCTTGCCTTATCATTGCAACTTACTGGAGTTAGCAAATAAATTTAGGAGTTTGGAGTTTCGGCATATTCCCCGTGTCAGAAATGTCTTTGCCGATGCACTTGCCACCTTATCTTCGATGATTCAACATCCAGACGAGTTGGTAATTGAACCCATCCAGATTCATCTACAAGAAAAACCTGCTCACTGCTTAGTTGTGGAAAAGTCTTTCGATGGCCGTCCCTGGTACAATGATATCAAGGAATTTCTCAAAACGGGATCCTATCCTCCTGGGGCCGATACAACTACTAAAAGCTTCTTGCGCAGATTGTCTTCCAAATTTTTCCTAAACGGAGAGGTGGTATACAAAAGAACGTCAGATTTGGGCCTTTTGAGGTGTGCTGATGAGGACGAAGCAGAATACCTGATGAAAGAAGTACATAGTGGAGTATGTGGATCACATATGAATGGCCACTTATTAGCAAAGAAGATCATGAGGACCGGACACTTttggcttactatggagcatgattgtgtaGTTTTTGTTAGGAAATGCATCAAGTGTCAATTGCATGGAGATGTTATACGCACTCCCCCCACAGAATTACACAGTATGACTGCTCTCTGGCCATGTTCAATGTGGGGCATGGATGTGATTGGAACCATTGACCCTCCCGCTTCAAATGGGCATCGATTTATTCTAGTGGCAATTGAATACTTCACCAAGTGGGTTGAAGCTGAATCTTATAAGCATGTGACTAAGAAGGTGGTGACGGACTTTCTAAGGAAGCATATCATTTGTCGTTTTGGAGTGCCGGAGACATTAATCACTGATAATGCCAAAAATCTCAACAATAACATGGTGGATGGTTTGTGCGAACAGTTCAAAATCAAGCATCGAAACTCCTCTAATTATAGGCCACAGATGAATGGAGCAGTAGAGGCTGTAAATAAGAACTTGAAGAAAATAATCTGTAAGATGATTGAGAGACACCGTGATTGA